One Anaeromyxobacter diazotrophicus genomic window, GAGCAGTTCCGGAAGGGCGCGGACCGGAGCGCTCCACCTACTACCGCCAGCGGAAGCACTTTAGGGGCGTGCGGCGCGGGCGCTGAGACCGCTGGCTCGACGTGAACGCTCGGACGGCGCAGTACCGCATCGTGAGCCGATCTTGCGGCCGGCGCCGCGGCCGGGGAATGACGCCTCGCTGGCGCCGGTCGCCGGACGGTGCCCTGCCTCGACGAGGCGGCGGCCGCGAGACGGCCACGCACCTCTCTGCTGGCTTGGACGGGCGGCGGAGACCTGTGGGCAAGCACGAGCCCCGGCCCTCGCCCCGCTACGCGGGGCGAAAGGGATCGGACGGGAGAGTGCGCCCGCTCCCCGGGGCGAGGGCGTACGCGACCCACGCACACAGCTCACCCGCGCCGGGCGGTGAGCTCGACGCGGCGCCGGAACACCTCGCGGAAGAGCTGCGCCTCGCGGGCGACGTCCCACAGCTCCAGGTCGGCCGGTGCGCGGAGGCGCAGCCGGAGCGCCACCGCGCGGCCGCGGCTCTCGACCGACAGCGCGCGGACCGGCTGCTGGTGCGAGGCGTCGAGGGCGTTCGCGAGCCGGAGCAGCGCCGCCAGCTTGCGCACGGTGGTGAGCTCCGCCGACGAGAGGTGCGACAGGTCGGCGCGGGCGCGGTCCGGCAGGGAGCGCCGGTGGTAGCGCGCCACGGTCGCGACGAGCTCCCGCTCGCGGTCGGAGAACCCGGCCATGTCCGAGTTCGCGACGAGGTAGTAGGTGTGCTTGTGGTGCTTGTGGAAGGCGATGGCCACGCCCACGTCGTGGAGCAGCGCCGCCGCCTCGAGCAGCCGGCGCGCCGAGGCGGGGAGCCCGTGCAGCGTCGCCAGGTCCTCGAAGAGCGTCACCGCCAGCGCGCCCACCTGCACCGCGTGCCGCTCGTCGAAGCCGAAGCGCCGCCCCACCGCCAGCGCCGACTCCGCCGCCGACCGGTCGTCGGGCTGCCGCGCCCCGCGCCGCATGAGGTCGACCAGGATGCCGTTGCGCAGCCCCGTGTCGACGCTCGTCACCGCCTCGAGCCCGAGGTGCTTCATGGCGGCCTCGAGGATGACGGCGCCGGCCACGATCACCTCGGCGCGCCTCGGCTCGAAGTGGCGCCGCCGCTCCTCGACCCCCATCCCCGCCAGCGCCTCCACCGCCCGCCCGATCTCCTTTCGGGTCGCGCTCCGCCCCTTCGAGCCGGCGAAGCCCACCACCGCGTTGATGGTGCCGCTCGAGCCGAGCGCGACGGCCGGGTGGGCGAGGCGCTGGGGCAGGCCCTCGCGGAAGGCCTCGGCGGCGTAGCTGCGGACGAGCGCCAGCCGCGCCGGCGTCGTCTTGCCGGCGATCCCGAAGGTCTCGGTGACCCGCACCGCGCCGAGCGCGACGCTGCGCAGGGCGGTGGGCTCCTCGCCCACGGCGGTGGCCACCTCGGTGGAGCCGCCGCCGATGTCCAGGACGAGCGAACGCGCGCCCGGCGGCTTGCCGTGGAGGACGCCCAG contains:
- a CDS encoding Ppx/GppA phosphatase family protein, with product MRRSGRAPVLGAIDVGTNAVRLELARPLSDGSLETLHQERDPVRPGEGVFATGSIPRPVANRLLSTLRRYAALCRRDATRVRAVATSAIREARNGAEIVRRAREEAGLELEVVSGQEEARLICLGVLHGKPPGARSLVLDIGGGSTEVATAVGEEPTALRSVALGAVRVTETFGIAGKTTPARLALVRSYAAEAFREGLPQRLAHPAVALGSSGTINAVVGFAGSKGRSATRKEIGRAVEALAGMGVEERRRHFEPRRAEVIVAGAVILEAAMKHLGLEAVTSVDTGLRNGILVDLMRRGARQPDDRSAAESALAVGRRFGFDERHAVQVGALAVTLFEDLATLHGLPASARRLLEAAALLHDVGVAIAFHKHHKHTYYLVANSDMAGFSDRERELVATVARYHRRSLPDRARADLSHLSSAELTTVRKLAALLRLANALDASHQQPVRALSVESRGRAVALRLRLRAPADLELWDVAREAQLFREVFRRRVELTARRG